Genomic window (Candidatus Krumholzibacteriota bacterium):
GGGTTTTCCCCGTCCGCCGCTTCGCCGGCGCGGCGGTTGTGTGCCTGCATCGCCGCATCGAGGCCGCGCCGCACGGCCAGTTCCAGGCCGGCGACCGCCTCGTCGATCATCCGGTCGACTGCCGGCTCGTCCTCGGCGGGAAAGGGCTCGAGCACCCAGTCGCTCCACCGGTCCGCCGACGGCGGCGAGCCGACGCCGAGACGGAGCCGCGGCCAGTTCTCGTCGCCGAGCGCCCCGACGATCGATTCGAGCCCGCGGTGCCCCCCGCTGCCGCCGCGGAGACGGAAACGGACGAGACCGAGCGGGAGATTGATGTCGTCGCAGACGACGAGGATCGAGCGGTGGTCGGCGCCGCCCAGGGAGGCGAGGGCCCGCCCGGAGAGGTTCATCATGGTCTGGGGCTTGAGGAGGCGCACGATGCGGCCGCCCATCCGGACGGCCGTCTCGAGCGCCGGCCCCGGCGCCCGCCGCCACTCGAGGCGGCGCCGCTCGGCGAGGCGATCGAGCACCATGAAACCGAGATTGTGCCTCGTGAGGCGGTATTCGTCTCCCGGGTTACCGAGACCGCAGACGAGCGAGATCGCCGACATGGGAAGACCGGATCACTCCCCGCCGCCGGACTCCTCGGCGCCCTCTTCCGCCGCTGCCTCGACGGCGGCGGCGGCCGCTTCGGCCTCCTCCTCCTCGGGCGTGAGCTCGCGCTTCTTCGGCGGAGAGACGTGGGCCAGGGTCACCGATTCGTCGTCGAGGAATTCGAGGTCCCCGTAGGCGGCGACGACGTCGCCCACGTGAATCGACTGCCCGATCATCAGATCGGAGATGTCCACCTCGATCGCCTCGGGGATCGAGCGGGGAATGGTCTTCACCATCACCTCGCGGATGCCGTGATCGAGGATGCCGCCGAACTCCTTCACGCCGATGGCCGTTCCGACGAGCCGCACCGGCACGCCGACCTTCACCATCTCGCCGAAGGCGATCCGCTGGAAGTCGACGTGGCAGATCTCGCCGGAGACGGGATGATGCTGGACCTCGCGGATCAAGGTCATCGTGCCCGATTCGTCGAGACCGTCCACCTCGAGGGTGAGAATGATGTGCTCGCTCTTGGCGTGATGCAGGACATGCGACAGATCGCCGGCGGAGACAGCCATCGGCACGGATTCCTTGTCGTGCCCGTACAGGACCGCCGGCACCTCTCCCCCGCCGCGAAGTTGCTGCGCCGCCTTCGTGCCCCCCGCCTCGCGGACGCGGGCCTTCAATACGATCTCCTGCATGGTCGCCTCCAGGCTAGATGAACAGATTGCTTACCGATTCCTCGTTGTGGATCCGCCTGATCGCCTCGCCGAGAAGCGGCGATACGTCGAGGATCCGCACCTTCCCGCACCGGTCGTGACCGGCGAACGGTATCGAGTTCGTGACGATCACTTCCTCGATGCAGGACGCTTCCAGCCGATCGAGGGCAGTCCCCGAGAAGACCGGATGCGTCGCCATGGCCAGGATCTTCCCCGCCCCCGCATTCTTGAGCGCCTCGGCGGCCTG
Coding sequences:
- a CDS encoding 50S ribosomal protein L25, with product MQEIVLKARVREAGGTKAAQQLRGGGEVPAVLYGHDKESVPMAVSAGDLSHVLHHAKSEHIILTLEVDGLDESGTMTLIREVQHHPVSGEICHVDFQRIAFGEMVKVGVPVRLVGTAIGVKEFGGILDHGIREVMVKTIPRSIPEAIEVDISDLMIGQSIHVGDVVAAYGDLEFLDDESVTLAHVSPPKKRELTPEEEEAEAAAAAVEAAAEEGAEESGGGE
- a CDS encoding aminoacyl-tRNA hydrolase, which encodes MSAISLVCGLGNPGDEYRLTRHNLGFMVLDRLAERRRLEWRRAPGPALETAVRMGGRIVRLLKPQTMMNLSGRALASLGGADHRSILVVCDDINLPLGLVRFRLRGGSGGHRGLESIVGALGDENWPRLRLGVGSPPSADRWSDWVLEPFPAEDEPAVDRMIDEAVAGLELAVRRGLDAAMQAHNRRAGEAADGENPA